The Oncorhynchus tshawytscha isolate Ot180627B linkage group LG05, Otsh_v2.0, whole genome shotgun sequence genome includes a window with the following:
- the si:dkey-86e18.1 gene encoding uncharacterized protein si:dkey-86e18.1 isoform X2: MARNEEKQLGKLNRLWLQKERDEGRIKDVHEPRPKLSTLNSASSIKKWIPSIKNEIEYYLQSQLSHYPERKIAEFQLSIQGLEKEYKRFICKLQALDPTCKHQPWSPRAYTKRSADTHISPNTGNSWFLSSVAKKPRGLQSCDLSRPVGGAQSNWVVKRTGSDATSASENKVHFHQSGTFLSTFPVDLTNPSPESTNPDQDQPLNFDRTRLAVVLAGSRGPLQPGSSHTQSLARVLLSGLPNLHSSPLGRAIAAQDRDNTAGERRDSTGAGGAHSTVNDEKSTGHVLGLGCYSSSDDEADT; this comes from the exons ATGGCTAGAAACGAGGAGAAACAACTGGGGAAATTGAACAGATTATGGCTTCAAAAAGAAAGAGATG AGGGCCGTATCAAAGATGTTCATGAACCTAGACCCAAACTG TCAACACTCAATTCAGCCTCATCCATTAAAAAGTGGATCCCAAGCATCAAGAATGAAATCGAGTATTATCTGCAG tCCCAGTTGTCTCACTACCCTGAGAGGAAGATAGCAGAGTTCCAGCTGAGCATCCAGGGGCTGGAGAAAGAGTATAAACGCTTCATCTGTAAACTGCAAGCCCTGGACCCGACCTGTAAACACCAGCCCTGGTCACCTAGAGCATACACCAAGAGGagtgcagacacacacatctcCCCCAACACTG gtaattCCTGGTTTCTCTCATCTGTAGCCAAGAAACCACGCGGTCTCCAGTCATGTGATCTGAGCAGGCCGGTGGGTGGAGCACAGAGTAACTGGGTCGTTAAAAGAACAGGAAGTGATGCAACGTCAGCCTCTGAGAACAAGGTACACTTCCACCAATCAGGGACTTTCCTCAGCACATTTCCAGTTGACCTGACTAATCCCAGCCCAGAGTCCACCAATCCAGATCAGGACCAGCCCCTGAATTTTGATCGCACCCGTCTGGCGGTGGTTCTAGCTGGGTCCAGAGGCCCATTACAACCAGGGTCGTCTCACACTCAGAGCCTGGCCAGGGTGCTGCTCTCTGGGCTACCCAACCTCCACAGCTCCCCACTGGGAAGGGCCATTGCTGCACAGGACAGAGACAATACAGcgggagagagacgagacagcACAGGGGCAGGTGGAGCCCATAGCACCGTTAATGATGAAAAGAGCACAGGGCATGTACTGGGACTAGGCTGCTACTCATCCTCAGACGATGAAGCCGACACATGA
- the si:dkey-86e18.1 gene encoding uncharacterized protein si:dkey-86e18.1 isoform X1 yields the protein MARNEEKQLGKLNRLWLQKERDEGRIKDVHEPRPKLSTLNSASSIKKWIPSIKNEIEYYLQQSQLSHYPERKIAEFQLSIQGLEKEYKRFICKLQALDPTCKHQPWSPRAYTKRSADTHISPNTGNSWFLSSVAKKPRGLQSCDLSRPVGGAQSNWVVKRTGSDATSASENKVHFHQSGTFLSTFPVDLTNPSPESTNPDQDQPLNFDRTRLAVVLAGSRGPLQPGSSHTQSLARVLLSGLPNLHSSPLGRAIAAQDRDNTAGERRDSTGAGGAHSTVNDEKSTGHVLGLGCYSSSDDEADT from the exons ATGGCTAGAAACGAGGAGAAACAACTGGGGAAATTGAACAGATTATGGCTTCAAAAAGAAAGAGATG AGGGCCGTATCAAAGATGTTCATGAACCTAGACCCAAACTG TCAACACTCAATTCAGCCTCATCCATTAAAAAGTGGATCCCAAGCATCAAGAATGAAATCGAGTATTATCTGCAG cagtCCCAGTTGTCTCACTACCCTGAGAGGAAGATAGCAGAGTTCCAGCTGAGCATCCAGGGGCTGGAGAAAGAGTATAAACGCTTCATCTGTAAACTGCAAGCCCTGGACCCGACCTGTAAACACCAGCCCTGGTCACCTAGAGCATACACCAAGAGGagtgcagacacacacatctcCCCCAACACTG gtaattCCTGGTTTCTCTCATCTGTAGCCAAGAAACCACGCGGTCTCCAGTCATGTGATCTGAGCAGGCCGGTGGGTGGAGCACAGAGTAACTGGGTCGTTAAAAGAACAGGAAGTGATGCAACGTCAGCCTCTGAGAACAAGGTACACTTCCACCAATCAGGGACTTTCCTCAGCACATTTCCAGTTGACCTGACTAATCCCAGCCCAGAGTCCACCAATCCAGATCAGGACCAGCCCCTGAATTTTGATCGCACCCGTCTGGCGGTGGTTCTAGCTGGGTCCAGAGGCCCATTACAACCAGGGTCGTCTCACACTCAGAGCCTGGCCAGGGTGCTGCTCTCTGGGCTACCCAACCTCCACAGCTCCCCACTGGGAAGGGCCATTGCTGCACAGGACAGAGACAATACAGcgggagagagacgagacagcACAGGGGCAGGTGGAGCCCATAGCACCGTTAATGATGAAAAGAGCACAGGGCATGTACTGGGACTAGGCTGCTACTCATCCTCAGACGATGAAGCCGACACATGA
- the si:dkey-86e18.1 gene encoding uncharacterized protein si:dkey-86e18.1 isoform X3, giving the protein MARNEEKQLGKLNRLWLQKERDEGRIKDVHEPRPKLSTLNSASSIKKWIPSIKNEIEYYLQQSQLSHYPERKIAEFQLSIQGLEKEYKRFICKLQALDPTCKHQPWSPRAYTKRSADTHISPNTAKKPRGLQSCDLSRPVGGAQSNWVVKRTGSDATSASENKVHFHQSGTFLSTFPVDLTNPSPESTNPDQDQPLNFDRTRLAVVLAGSRGPLQPGSSHTQSLARVLLSGLPNLHSSPLGRAIAAQDRDNTAGERRDSTGAGGAHSTVNDEKSTGHVLGLGCYSSSDDEADT; this is encoded by the exons ATGGCTAGAAACGAGGAGAAACAACTGGGGAAATTGAACAGATTATGGCTTCAAAAAGAAAGAGATG AGGGCCGTATCAAAGATGTTCATGAACCTAGACCCAAACTG TCAACACTCAATTCAGCCTCATCCATTAAAAAGTGGATCCCAAGCATCAAGAATGAAATCGAGTATTATCTGCAG cagtCCCAGTTGTCTCACTACCCTGAGAGGAAGATAGCAGAGTTCCAGCTGAGCATCCAGGGGCTGGAGAAAGAGTATAAACGCTTCATCTGTAAACTGCAAGCCCTGGACCCGACCTGTAAACACCAGCCCTGGTCACCTAGAGCATACACCAAGAGGagtgcagacacacacatctcCCCCAACACTG CCAAGAAACCACGCGGTCTCCAGTCATGTGATCTGAGCAGGCCGGTGGGTGGAGCACAGAGTAACTGGGTCGTTAAAAGAACAGGAAGTGATGCAACGTCAGCCTCTGAGAACAAGGTACACTTCCACCAATCAGGGACTTTCCTCAGCACATTTCCAGTTGACCTGACTAATCCCAGCCCAGAGTCCACCAATCCAGATCAGGACCAGCCCCTGAATTTTGATCGCACCCGTCTGGCGGTGGTTCTAGCTGGGTCCAGAGGCCCATTACAACCAGGGTCGTCTCACACTCAGAGCCTGGCCAGGGTGCTGCTCTCTGGGCTACCCAACCTCCACAGCTCCCCACTGGGAAGGGCCATTGCTGCACAGGACAGAGACAATACAGcgggagagagacgagacagcACAGGGGCAGGTGGAGCCCATAGCACCGTTAATGATGAAAAGAGCACAGGGCATGTACTGGGACTAGGCTGCTACTCATCCTCAGACGATGAAGCCGACACATGA
- the LOC112251077 gene encoding transcription factor AP-1: protein MSTKMETTFYDDSHNAFSQHQNAGYGYNPKALKHSMTLNLADPTITLKPHLQAKASDILTSPDVQLLKLASPELERLIIQSSNGLITTTPTPTQFLCPRNVTDEQEGFAEGFVRALAELHHQHVLPNAPGVPVTSTGQTRINNSTTLPPVCSVAGSTVYNNVAMRSESPVYENLNTFTPAVTTNSAPGYTTSVPAMSFPSAPPQLPIYGQQSHPHPRLTALKEEPQTVPEMLGETPPLSPIDMENQERIKAERKRMRNRVAASKCRKRKLERISRLEDKVKNLKTQNSDLASTANMLREQVAQLKQKVMNHVNSGCQLMLTQQLQTF from the coding sequence ATGTCTACCAAGATGGAAACTACTTTCTACGACGACTCGCATAACGCTTTCTCCCAGCATCAGAACGCGGGCTACGGATACAACCCCAAAGCTCTGAAACACAGCATGACACTGAACCTGGCTGACCCAACCATCACACTCAAACCTCACCTCCAGGCTAAAGCCAGCGATATCCTCACCTCTCCGGATGTGCAGCTCCTCAAACTTGCCTCCCCAGAGTTGGAGCGACTCATCATTCAGTCCAGCAACGGCCTGATCACCACCACACCTACCCCGACGCAGTTCCTCTGTCCGAGGAACGTGACTGATGAGCAGGAGGGCTTTGCCGAGGGGTTCGTTAGAGCTCTGGCGGAGCTCCATCATCAACACGTCTTGCCCAACGCACCTGGGGTCCCAGTCACCTCCACCGGGCAGACACGAATCAACAACTCGACCACACTCCCACCTGTTTGCTCCGTGGCTGGGAGCACTGTTTATAACAACGTAGCCATGCGCTCTGAGTCACCTGTCTACGAAAACTTGAACACTTTCACCCCGGCTGTCACCACCAACTCAGCCCCGGGTTACACCACCTCAGTGCCGGCTATGAGCTTCCCCTCTGCCCCGCCTCAGCTCCCCATCTATGGGCAGCAGTCTCACCCCCACCCCAGGCTCACAGCCCTGAAAGAGGAGCCCCAGACGGTACCTGAGATGCTCGGGGagacccctccactctctcccatcGACATGGAGAATCAGGAGAGGATCAAAGCCGAGAGGAAGCGCATGAGGAACCGCGTCGCCGCTTCCAAGTGCAGGAAGCGGAAGCTAGAGCGCATCTCCCGGTTGGAGGACAAGGTGAAGAACCTGAAGACTCAGAACTCCGACCTGGCTTCCACAGCCAACATGCTGAGGGAACAGGTAGCCCAGCTCAAACAGAAGGTGATGAACCACGTTAACAGCGGCTGTCAACTCATGCTGACGCAGCAGCTCCAGaccttctga